The following coding sequences lie in one Streptomyces sp. NBC_00510 genomic window:
- a CDS encoding MMPL family transporter — translation MKAPHGWAVLVCGRRGKWVVLALWLVLLVAVAPLAQKLTDAQQNDSSSWLPGNAESTQVLELQKRFLPDTAPAVVVYARPGGLTEDDRATVGQDAAQIRRMTDHGVFGGRTVGPVYEERAAGPRAAQLIVPIGVDEGGWTGIADAVAGIRAVTGDDTGGLEVHITGPGGFAADSAEAFEGIDGTLLYSALAVVVVILLLTYRSVTLILLPVISVVGALFTAQAAVYLLAEHADLVVNAQSAGILTVLVFGAGTDYALLLVARYREELRRHEDRHEAMALALHRAGPAIVASAATVAVSMLCLLAAEMNSTSGLGPVAAVGVVIGLAAMLTLFPALLVVVGRWVFWPAVPHAGSVEPTRNGVWSRVGRRIDRRPRAVWVGTAAVLAALSLGLIGLEAAGLSNAQSFTGTPDSVTGQQVESRYFPAGSGQPLVVIADADAAEQVKAALDGIEGIAPGSALVPKGAPAQKDGRVYLEATLTDPADSQAAKDTVDRARGILHAVPGADAKVGGGTAALLDAGRAAAHDNKLLIPMILVVVLVILSILLRALTAPLVLIATVVLSFAAALGVSVLAFRHVFGFQGEDTAFPLFVFVFLVALGIDYNIFLMTRIREESAQSGTREGTLTGLAATGGVITSAGLVLAGTFAALATLPVVGFAEIGFAVAFGVLLDTLVVRSVLVTALTLDLRHRVWWPSRLDRPRAAAPAGEPAAPAAPHAGS, via the coding sequence GTGAAGGCTCCACACGGCTGGGCGGTCCTGGTCTGCGGCCGGCGCGGCAAATGGGTCGTGCTCGCGCTCTGGCTGGTCCTGCTGGTGGCGGTGGCGCCGCTGGCCCAGAAGCTCACGGACGCGCAGCAGAACGACTCCTCCTCCTGGCTGCCGGGCAACGCGGAGTCCACCCAGGTCCTGGAGCTGCAGAAGCGGTTCCTGCCCGACACCGCCCCCGCCGTCGTGGTCTACGCGCGCCCCGGCGGACTGACCGAGGACGACCGTGCGACGGTCGGTCAGGACGCCGCGCAGATACGGCGGATGACCGATCACGGCGTCTTCGGCGGCCGCACCGTCGGCCCGGTGTACGAGGAACGCGCCGCCGGCCCGCGCGCCGCGCAGCTCATCGTCCCCATCGGCGTGGACGAGGGCGGCTGGACGGGCATCGCGGACGCGGTCGCCGGCATCCGCGCCGTCACCGGCGACGACACCGGCGGCCTCGAGGTGCACATCACCGGACCCGGTGGCTTCGCGGCCGACTCCGCCGAGGCCTTCGAGGGCATCGACGGCACCTTGCTGTACAGCGCGCTCGCCGTGGTCGTCGTCATCCTGCTGCTGACCTACCGCAGCGTCACCCTCATCCTGCTGCCGGTCATCTCGGTCGTCGGGGCGCTGTTCACCGCGCAGGCGGCGGTCTACCTGCTGGCCGAGCACGCCGACCTCGTCGTCAACGCGCAGAGCGCGGGCATCCTCACCGTCCTGGTGTTCGGCGCCGGCACGGACTACGCGCTGCTGCTGGTCGCCCGCTACCGCGAGGAGCTGCGCCGCCACGAGGACCGCCACGAGGCCATGGCGCTGGCCCTGCACCGGGCGGGGCCTGCGATCGTCGCCAGTGCCGCCACGGTCGCGGTGAGCATGCTGTGCCTGCTGGCCGCCGAGATGAACTCGACCTCCGGGCTCGGGCCGGTCGCCGCCGTCGGCGTCGTCATCGGCCTGGCCGCCATGCTGACGCTCTTCCCCGCCCTGCTGGTCGTCGTGGGCCGCTGGGTGTTCTGGCCCGCCGTCCCGCACGCCGGTTCCGTCGAACCCACCCGGAACGGTGTGTGGTCCCGGGTGGGCCGCCGCATCGACCGCCGGCCGCGCGCGGTGTGGGTGGGCACCGCCGCCGTGCTGGCCGCGCTCTCGCTGGGCCTGATCGGCCTGGAGGCGGCGGGCCTGAGCAACGCCCAGAGCTTCACCGGGACCCCCGACTCCGTCACCGGCCAGCAGGTCGAGTCCCGCTACTTCCCCGCCGGCTCCGGACAGCCGCTGGTGGTGATCGCCGACGCGGATGCGGCGGAGCAGGTCAAGGCCGCGCTCGACGGCATCGAGGGCATCGCACCGGGCTCAGCGCTCGTGCCGAAGGGCGCACCCGCGCAGAAGGACGGCCGGGTCTACCTGGAGGCCACGCTCACCGACCCGGCCGACAGCCAGGCCGCCAAGGACACCGTGGACCGCGCCCGCGGGATCCTGCACGCCGTGCCGGGTGCCGACGCCAAGGTCGGCGGCGGTACGGCGGCACTGCTCGATGCGGGCCGCGCCGCGGCGCACGACAACAAGCTGCTCATCCCCATGATCCTCGTCGTCGTGCTGGTGATCCTGAGCATCCTGCTGCGGGCCCTCACCGCCCCGCTGGTGCTCATCGCGACCGTGGTGCTCTCCTTCGCCGCCGCGCTCGGAGTCAGCGTGCTCGCCTTCCGCCACGTCTTCGGCTTCCAGGGCGAGGACACGGCCTTCCCGCTGTTCGTCTTCGTGTTCCTGGTGGCGCTGGGCATCGACTACAACATCTTCCTGATGACGCGGATCCGCGAGGAGAGCGCGCAGTCCGGGACCCGCGAGGGAACCCTCACCGGCCTCGCGGCGACCGGCGGTGTCATCACCTCCGCGGGCCTGGTGCTCGCCGGCACGTTCGCGGCCCTGGCGACACTGCCCGTCGTGGGCTTCGCGGAGATCGGCTTCGCGGTGGCCTTCGGCGTCCTGCTGGACACCCTGGTCGTGCGGTCGGTGCTGGTCACCGCGCTCACCCTCGACCTGCGGCACCGCGTGTGGTGGCCGAGCCGCCTGGACCGCCCCCGCGCCGCGGCACCGGCCGGGGAACCGGCCGCGCCCGCCGCCCCGCACGCCGGTTCGTGA
- the rpe gene encoding ribulose-phosphate 3-epimerase, whose translation MAVQINPSILSADFARLADEARAVEGADWLHVDVMDNHFVPNLTLGVPVVESLHKATKTPLDCHLMIADPDRWAPAYVEAGAGSVTFHVEAAAAPVRLAREIRAKGARASMALRPATPVEPYEDLLPELDMLLIMTVEPGFGGQAFLDIMLPKIRRARKLIDKHGLDLWLQVDGGVSAATIERCAEAGADVFVAGSAVYGAEDPAEAVRGLRKQAAAACAH comes from the coding sequence ATGGCCGTGCAGATCAACCCCAGTATTCTCTCCGCCGACTTCGCGCGCCTCGCCGACGAGGCGCGGGCCGTCGAAGGCGCGGACTGGCTCCACGTCGACGTGATGGACAATCACTTCGTCCCCAACCTGACGCTCGGCGTGCCGGTCGTGGAGTCCCTCCACAAGGCGACCAAGACCCCGCTCGACTGCCATCTGATGATCGCCGATCCGGATCGCTGGGCCCCGGCCTACGTCGAGGCGGGCGCGGGTTCCGTCACCTTCCACGTCGAGGCGGCCGCCGCGCCGGTGCGCCTGGCCCGGGAGATCCGCGCCAAGGGCGCGCGGGCCTCGATGGCGCTCAGGCCGGCGACGCCGGTCGAGCCGTACGAGGACCTGCTGCCCGAGCTCGACATGCTGCTGATCATGACCGTGGAACCGGGCTTCGGCGGTCAGGCCTTCCTCGACATCATGCTGCCCAAGATCCGGCGCGCCCGGAAGCTGATCGACAAGCACGGGCTGGACCTGTGGCTGCAGGTCGACGGGGGCGTCTCGGCCGCCACCATCGAGCGCTGCGCCGAGGCCGGAGCGGACGTCTTCGTGGCCGGTTCGGCCGTCTACGGAGCCGAGGACCCGGCCGAGGCCGTACGGGGGCTGCGCAAGCAGGCGGCGGCCGCCTGCGCGCACTGA
- a CDS encoding sugar-binding domain-containing protein, translating into MGPGEMVQAAAMARRFYLEGKSKIQIAEEFGVSRFKVARVLETALERDLVRIEIRVPAELDAERSDALRARYGLRHAVVVESPADETDGPDPENLGAVAAQLLGELVSEGDVLGLAWGRSIITMANALDRLPPCTVVQLTGVYDAGTADRGSVEAVRTAAAVSGGEAHPMYAPMVLPDPATAAALRAQSGIAAAMSYFDKVTVAVVSIGSWAAGISTVHDALTDAEREHYASLGVAAEMSSHLFDAEGLLVGRDLGERCITIEADRLRRIPEVLAIAGGLRKAAAVDAVLRSGLVTSIVTDTAAADYLLDSTAPMPRPALDRVDPEALREF; encoded by the coding sequence ATGGGCCCCGGCGAGATGGTCCAGGCGGCGGCGATGGCGCGCCGCTTCTACCTGGAGGGAAAATCCAAGATCCAGATCGCCGAGGAGTTCGGCGTGAGCCGCTTCAAGGTGGCGCGGGTCCTGGAGACGGCCCTCGAACGTGACCTCGTGCGCATCGAGATCAGGGTCCCGGCCGAGCTCGACGCCGAACGCTCCGACGCCCTGCGCGCCCGCTACGGGCTGCGGCACGCCGTCGTCGTCGAGTCGCCCGCCGACGAGACCGACGGACCCGACCCGGAGAACCTGGGCGCGGTCGCCGCGCAGCTGCTCGGCGAGCTGGTCAGCGAGGGCGACGTGCTCGGCCTCGCCTGGGGGCGCTCCATCATCACCATGGCCAACGCCCTCGACCGGCTGCCGCCGTGCACCGTCGTCCAGCTCACCGGCGTGTACGACGCCGGCACCGCCGACCGCGGCTCGGTCGAGGCGGTCCGCACCGCCGCGGCCGTCTCCGGCGGCGAGGCCCACCCCATGTACGCCCCCATGGTGCTGCCCGACCCGGCGACGGCGGCGGCGCTGCGCGCCCAGAGCGGCATCGCGGCCGCCATGAGCTACTTCGACAAGGTCACCGTGGCCGTGGTGTCGATCGGCTCCTGGGCGGCCGGCATCTCCACCGTCCACGACGCCCTGACCGACGCCGAGCGGGAGCACTACGCCTCCCTCGGCGTCGCCGCGGAGATGTCCTCGCACCTCTTCGACGCCGAGGGCCTGCTGGTCGGCCGTGACCTGGGCGAGCGCTGCATCACGATCGAGGCGGACCGGCTGCGCCGCATCCCCGAGGTGCTCGCCATCGCCGGCGGGCTGCGCAAGGCCGCCGCGGTCGACGCCGTGCTCCGGTCCGGCCTGGTCACCAGCATCGTGACGGACACCGCCGCCGCCGACTACCTGCTGGACTCCACCGCGCCCATGCCGCGGCCCGCCCTCGACCGCGTGGACCCCGAGGCGCTCCGCGAGTTCTAG